Part of the Clostridium sporogenes genome, TAATTTTAAGAAATCCTTAGGAGTAGAATATTCTTTAAATAGTTCCTTTGTTATCTCATTTACTTTTTTATCTGTAGTTTGAGCAGACAAGACTGTAGCTATTAATAGTTCAAAAGGATTTCTGTGTTCTAATTCACAATTAGCATCAGGATATGTGTCTACTAATATATCTATAACATTTTTTATTTCATGATTATTCAATTGAAAATCACTCCCATAATTTTAGTTTAATAAATGACTGCATCTATTAAAGTAATCCTTAGTTGTTATTAAGCTTCCAAATAAAACAAGTTTTAATTATTATATATACCTCTATATTCTTTTGGTATTAATTTAGCTATTTCACTCATAAAATAATCCATAAGTCTATCTTCATATTCATGTTTTGATTCTTCTTTATTTTTTTTAGGTAGTTCTAATGCTTTACCTATATTTATTGTTACATCAGCAGATTGAAAACACTCTAAAGCCATGTCTTTATCATTTATAGGTAAAAGTTTTTCTGTTCCACTAATTCCTAAAGGTACTATAGTCGCTTTACTTAATTTTTGTATTAAAACTACACCTTTTTTAGGTTCCATTAATTTTGCAGTTCTACTTCTCGTTCCTTCAGGGAATATTAAAATATTATTCCCTGATTTCAAAGTTTTTACTATATTATATATAGCCTCTTTATCTGCAGTATTCGGCTTTATTGGTATAGTTTTTGTTATTTCTAATCCAAGTTTAGTCAAAGAATTATCTTTAAGCTTAACTCCCGCTATAAAAGTTATATCTTGATCTTCTAATACTTTATTTATAACTAAAGCATCTGAATTACTTAAATGGTTAGAAATAAAAATAATTGGCCTATCTATATTTTTTAAGTTTTCTTTACCATTTATTTTTAAATTAGCATATTTGTTTATATATCTATTTAAAATTTTTTGTGATAAAAATTTTAAAAATCCCTTAGGCATATATCCTATTATCTTTGTCATTGTAGGAGAAATCATTTATAACACCTCTCAAAGCTCCTAATTTGTCTCATTACTAATAATTATAAAGTATCTAGATTGGTTCAACTAAAATTTATATAGAGTAAGAACTCAATCTAAATTAAGTTTCCCTTTATAAATACTGTTCTAAATAAATTATAATTATTATTTCTTTAAAAGTCTATGATAATAATCTAATACATAGGGAGATTTTATGTTTTTTCCTTGTATATCTACATTTTT contains:
- a CDS encoding lysophospholipid acyltransferase family protein, with translation MISPTMTKIIGYMPKGFLKFLSQKILNRYINKYANLKINGKENLKNIDRPIIFISNHLSNSDALVINKVLEDQDITFIAGVKLKDNSLTKLGLEITKTIPIKPNTADKEAIYNIVKTLKSGNNILIFPEGTRSRTAKLMEPKKGVVLIQKLSKATIVPLGISGTEKLLPINDKDMALECFQSADVTINIGKALELPKKNKEESKHEYEDRLMDYFMSEIAKLIPKEYRGIYNN